A single Musa acuminata AAA Group cultivar baxijiao unplaced genomic scaffold, Cavendish_Baxijiao_AAA HiC_scaffold_1065, whole genome shotgun sequence DNA region contains:
- the LOC135666046 gene encoding sucrose transport protein SUT2-like isoform X2 has protein sequence MTVPGRHRPSTTAMAAAAAEAGGREAVALPHKVSRRQLLRVASVACGVQFGWALQLSLLTPYVQELGIPHQWASLVWLCGPLSGLIVQPFVGHMSDRCASPFGRRRPYIVGGAAAISTAVLLVGFSADIGSALGDPGGGETRYRAIAVYLLGFWLLDVGNNTTQGPCRALLADLTGKDHRRTRVANAYFSLFMALGNILGYATGSFSRWFSIFPFSVTSACGINCANLKSAFLLDVVILAITTCITVLSAKETPLSSAGGLMDSAGETQVQLNTEHEAFLWELIGSCRYLTLPIWMVLIVTALTWIGWFPFILFDTDWMGREIYKGDPNEGTNYQIGVRMGASGLLLNSVVLGCTSVALEKICRKWGAGLTWGIANILMFLCFLAMLIISSWAKNKEYPQNGLPPDGVVVASLVIFTILGAPLAVTYTIPYAMISARTEPLGFGQGLAMGILNLAIVIPQEVHFLGSLRMNQSSSPLRSYVEDVITCCFETNIDESEVSVDLRMDRK, from the exons ATGACGGTTCCCGGGCGCCATAGGCCATCGACGACggcgatggcggcggcggcggcagaggCGGGGGGAAGGGAGGCGGTGGCGCTGCCGCACAAGGTCTCGCGGCGGCAGCTGCTGCGGGTGGCGTCGGTGGCGTGCGGGGTGCAGTTCGGGTGGGCGCTCCAGCTGTCGCTGCTCACGCCGTACGTGCAGGAGCTGGGGATCCCCCACCAGTGGGCCAGTCTAGTGTGGCTCTGCGGGCCGCTCTCCGGCCTCATCGTCCAGCCCTTCGTCGGCCACATGAGCGACCGCTGCGCCAGCCCATTCGGCCGCCGAAGACCATACATCGTCGGCGGGGCCGCCGCTATATCCACCGCCGTCCTTCTCGTCGGGTTCTCTGCGGACATCGGCAGCGCCCTCGGCGACCCCGGCGGCGGGGAGACCCGGTACCGCGCGATCGCCGTCTACCTGCTAGGGTTTTGGCTGCTGGACGTTGGGAACAACACCACCCAGGGACCCTGCAGGGCGCTCCTTGCCGATCTCACAG GCAAGGATCACAGACGGACTCGGGTAGCTAATGCTTATTTTTCACTCTTCATGGCACTGGGGAATATACTCGGCTATGCTACTGGATCTTTTAGTCGTTGGTTTAGCATATTTCCCTTCAGTGTCACTTCAGCATGCGGCATAAATTGTGCCAATCTCAAATCTGCTTTTCTTCTTGATGTTGTTATTCTTGCAATCACTACTTGCATCACTGTATTATCAGCCAAGGAAACTCCTCTTTCTTCTGCTGGTGGACTTATGGATTCTGCCGGAGAGACACAAGTGCAGTTAAATACTGAGCATGAGGCTTTTCTATGGGAATTAATTGGTTCGTGTAGGTATCTAACTCTGCCTATTTGGATGGTTCTAATTGTCACTGCACTTACTTGGATAGGATGGTTTCCATTCATTCTTTTTGATACTGATTGGATGGGCCGGGAGATCTACAAGGGAGATCCAAATGAAGGGACGAATTATCAAATTGGAGTCAGAATGGGTGCTTCTGGTCTATTGTTGAACTCTGTTGTTCTTGGATGTACCTCGGTGGCCTTGGAAAAAATCTGCAGAAAGTGGGGTGCTGGCTTGACCTGGGGAATTGCCAACATTCTCATGTTTTTGTGCTTTTTAGCAATGCTTATAATATCTTCTTGGGCAAAAAATAAGGAATACCCACAAAATGGACTTCCTCCGGATGGTGTTGTTGTTGCTTCACTTGTTATTTTTACGATCCTTGGGGCACCTTTGGCA GTCACATATACTATTCCTTATGCAATGATTTCTGCACGTACAGAACCTTTAGGATTTGGCCAAG GGTTGGCGATGGGCATCTTAAATTTGGCGATTGTGATACCTCAG